GGCATCCCCGCCTTTGGCGACTCGATCGGCGGCATGTTCATCGCCGGCGGCATTTCCGGCGCTCTGCTCCACCGCGAAAAGACCGGCGAGGCGGTCGAGCTGGACGTGTCGCTGCTGTCGAGCGCCTGGTGGGCATCGGGGGCGCTGATCGCGCAGGTGATGGAAACCGACATCCTGACCCGCAACGGCATGCCGACCTCCGGCGGATCGCTGCGCAACCCGTTCATGGGCAATTTCACCACATCGGACGGCGGCACGATCAACCTGTGCATGGTCAGCCCCACCGGCCTGATCGCCGACACATTCGCCCATGTCGGCGTGCCCGAGGCGGCGGACGATCCGCGCTTCAAGGATGTGCTGTCGCTGATCGACAATGCTGGCGCGGCGAGCGACATATTGGTCAAGGCCTTCGCCCAGAAGCCCTTCGCCTATTGGCGCGAGCATCTGAAAACCATGAAGGGCCAGTGGGCACCGATCCAGAGCTTCAAGGATCTGCTGACCGACGAGCAGGCGCTGGCCAACGACATGATCATCGAGGTCGAGGGTGCCGACGGTGGCGCACCATTGCGGCTGGTCCGCGGCCCGGTGCAGTTTGACGGCCAGCCGGTGCAGACCACCCGTTCGCCCCAGGCGTCGGAACATACCGAACTGGTGCTGATGGAACTGGGCGTCGAATGGGACCAGATTGAACAATGGAAGGCCAGCGGCGCTATTGCCTGAAGGGGCGGACGTCGGGGGGCTGGAAGGCAGGAATGATATGAAACCGGGTACGAAACTGAAGAGCGCGGTGTGCGACACCGAAGTGATGGTGATCCGCAGCGGTGCCGGCGCGATCGAATGCGGCGGCAGCGCCATGGGCGAGGCCAAGCCGGAAACGGTGGGCACGCCCGCCGCCGATTTCAGTGCCGGGACGCTGATGGGCAAGCGCTATGTCGATCCGGCCGGCAGTTTCGAGCTGCTGTGCGTCAAGCCGGGCAAGGGATCGCTGTCGGTCGACGGCGTGGCGCTGAGCCCCAAGGACGCCAAGCCCCTGCCCGCTTCGGACTGACGCCCATCCCATGAACATCGCCCTGTTCCTCGAAATGGCGGCTGATGCCGCGCCCGACCGCATCGGCCTGGTCTGTGACGGCCAGCGCTGGAGCTATGCCCGGCTGCTGGCCGGCGCGCGCGGCGCCGCCGCGCTGATCCGCCAGAGTGGGTGCAGCCATGTTGCGCTGCTGGACGAGAGCAGCGAGGCGGCGGCAATGGCGCTGTTCGGTGCGGCGATTGCCGGCGTGCCCTATGTCCCGCTCAACTATCGGCTGGCGGACGCGGACCTCGCCGCCCTGTTGCAGCGGATTACCCCGGCACTGATCGTCGGCGACGTCGCGCGGGTGGAGCGCCTGTGTCCCTCGGCTGAGAACAAGGTGCTGGCGCGGGGAGATTTCGTGACCGCCGCGCTCGACGCTGCGGCTGATGCGCCGACCGAGGCGGATGAGGGCGATGGCGTCGCCATCCAGCTGTTCACCAGCGGCACGACCGCCGCGCCCAAGGCGGCGATCCTGCGCCACGCCAATCTGGTGTCCTATATATTGGGCACGGTCGAGTTCGGCGCGGCGCCCGAAGAGGATGCCGCGCTGGTCAGCGTGCCGCCCTATCATATTGCCGGCATCGCCGCCTTGCTCAGCTCCATCTATGCGCTGCGCCGCATATTGCTGCTCCCCGCCTTCGATCCGGCCGCCTGGCTCGACCTGGCGGCAGGCGAGCGGGCGAGCAACGCCTTTGTCGTGCCGACCATGCTCTCGCGTATCATCGAGACGGTGGACAAGGGTGTCCAACCCGACCTGAGCAACCTGCGCGCGGTCGCCTATGGCGGCGGCAAGATGCCGCTGGAGCTGATCCAGCGCGCGCTCGACCTGTTCCCCGACACCGGCTTCACCAACGCCTATGGCCTGACCGAGACCAGCTCAACCGTCGCTTTGCTGGGACCGGATGAGCATCGCGCCGCCCATGTGGCGACCGATCCCGCCGCCCGCGCCCGGCTGGCGTCGGTCGGCCGGCCGCTGCCGACGGTCGAGATCGAGATTCGCGACGAGGAAGGGCGTTGCCTGCCCGCCGGAGAGCCGGGCGAAATCTATGTCCGTGGTGACCAGGTGTCGGGCGAATATCGCGAGCGCAGCGCGCTCGACGCCGATGGCTGGTTCCCGACCCGCGACGCCGGCTATATCGATACGGAGGGTTATCTGTTCCTGTCGGGCCGCGCCGACGACGTGATCGTGCGCGGCGGCGAGAATATCTCGCCCGGCGAGATCGAGGATGTGATGCTGGCCCTGCCCGCCATTGCCGAAGCGGCGGCCGTTGCCATCCCCTCGGCCGAATGGGGCGAGGCGGTCGGCCTGATCGTGGTCGTGCGCGACGGACATGACGCGCCGGCCGACGAGGAGCTGAAGCAGGTCATCCGCGCCCGGCTGCGCTCTTCGCGAGTGCCCGAGCGCGTGCTCTTTGCCAAGAGCCTGCCCTATAATGAAATGGGCAAGCTCCTCCGCCGGGAAATCAAGAAGCTCTTCGCAGCCTGACATGGCGGTCGCCCCGCCGGCCGGCTGGGCCGAGGCGCAACGGGACGCGATCCAGACGCTGGCCAGCAATGCAGGCGTCGAAAGTGACAGCGATGCTGACACCCCCCGACGGCGCTGGCCCTCCATCTCGCTGCATCGCTGGGCCTGCGCCAACAGCGTATGATCACGGGCGGCAGGCTGGGGCGGGGCACGGCAAAGCCAGACTATTTACTCATCGCCACGGCGTTGCGCACGATGGCTGACCGGCGGCCGGTCCTGACGCACAATCGTGCGATGGAGACGGATCACCCCAACCTGCCGGCGCTCGCGGCCGCCGCGCTGCAACGGCCCGCCGATCAGCCGGCGATAGACTATGAGGGCGCATGGCTGGGCTGGGGGCAGTTGCGCGCCGTAGCCGATGCGATTCGCGCGACGCTGGACGCAAGCGGCATCGCGCCCGACGCCCCCGTTGCCTTCGTCGCGCGCAATCGACCGGCGGCGCTGGCCGCGCTGCTCGGCCTGATCGCGCAGGGGCGGACGATCCGCATGATCTATGCCTTCCAGGCCGGCGCTACCATCGCTCGCGATCTGGCCCGCATGGCACCCGGTGCGCTGGTCGCCTTTGCCGAGGATATCGGGCCGGACATCCGGGCCGTGCTGGAACAGGAAGGCATCGTCGCGGTCGCGATCGACGGCATGACCGCCGCCGCCCTGCCCGGCCATGCACGGGCATCGGCGCAGGCCCGGCTTCGCCACGGCCCCGCCGCACCGCAGATCGAGATCTTGACCAGCGGCACCACTGGTCCGCCGAAAAGCTTCGCCGTGCCCTATGCGCTGCTCGAACGGCATTTCCTCTCGACGCCCCTGACCCGGCAGCAGGTGGACGATCCCCAGGCAGCGCCGCCCTTCCTGCTCTATTTCCCGCTCGGCAACATCACCGGCCTCTATTCGACCCTGCCGATGCTGCTGCGCGGGCAGCGGGTCGAACTGCTGGAGCGCTTTTCGCTCGACGCCTGGCATGCGCATGTGCGGCGCTGGCGCCCCAGCCATGGCGGGCTGCCCCCGGCGAGCGTGCAGGCCGTGCTGGACGCCGGCATTCCGGCCGAAGACCTGGCCTCGCTGCGCGCGATCGGCTGCGGCGCGGCGCCGCTCGACCCCGGCGTGCAGCGGGCGTTCGAGGCGCGCTACGGCATTCCCATCCTGCTCTCCTATGGCGCGACCGAGTTCGCCGGGCCAGTGGCGTCGATGACCGCTGCGCTCCATGCCGAATGGGGCGCCAGCAAGATCGGTTCGGTCGGGCGCGCCATGGCGGGGGCGCAGTTGCGCATCGTCGATGCCGAAAATGGCGCGCCGCTGCCGCCCCATACGGAAGGGTTGCTCGAAGTCATCTCGCCCCGGATCGGACCGGACTGGATTCGCACCGCTGATATCGGGCTGATCGACACCGACGGCTTCCTGTTCCTGCGCGGTCGGGCCGATGGCGCCATCATCAGGGGCGGCTTCAAATTGCTGCCCGAGTCGATCGAACGCGCCCTGATGCTGCACCCGGCCGTGGCAGAAGCGGCCGTTACCGGCATGGCGGACAGCCGCCTGGGACAAGTGCCAGCCGCCGCGATACGACTCCACCCGGCCATTGCTGCGCCCAGCACGGTTGCACTTGAAGACCATGTCCGGCGGCATCTTCCAGCCACGCATGTTCCCGTAAAATGGATTTTTCTTAATGACTTACCGCGCACATCATCGCTGAAGACGGACCGTTGCGCGTTACAGCAGCTCTTTGCAGATATGTCGTCAGACATGCGGAATGAGACAGAAGATATCACATAAACGAGAGCGTCTCATTTTCTGTTGACAGCCCTCCACCGTTAGTGAACAACTATGTTCAATAACGAAGGAGAGGAACCATGGCTCTAATCGAGTCCCATAAGGCGAAGGCGTGCAAGCCGGAGTCCAACAAGGCGAAGATTGCCAAGCGCGTCATCGAGGTGTTGGAGTTTTTCGACGAGGAACATCCCCAGGCGACGGTGATGGACATCGTGCGCCGGTTCGACCGTCCTCAGTCGAGCACCTCAGAGCTTCTGTCGAGCTTGGTCGACCTGGGTTTGCTGCACAAGGATCCCGGCTCGCGATCCTATTCCCCCACCCCTCGCGCAGCTCTGCTGGGCGCAAGCATTCAGCCCAAGCTGGTTCGTGACGGCGTGCTGACCGGCCTGATCGATCGCCTGTCGGCGCAGACCGGCCTTGGCATCGCCGTATTCGGCATGGTCGGTCTCAATGTGCAGATCGTCAACTGGCGCGCCGGCAAGCGGGTGTTCCGTACGGCCGGTAGCGGCGGCCTTGCCGGCGGCCAGCAGGAGCGCCTGTCAGACTCGGTCGCAGGCCTGCTGATGCTGTCCACCGTAGCGCAGCCGCGCCGTGACGGCCTGATCCGTCGCCTGAACGCGGAAGCCGCACCGGAACGCAAGTTCAACTTCCCGGAGGTTGCGGCCCGTGTCCAGCGCTGCCGTGACGAAGGCTATATCACCGGTTTCGCCGGCTTCGGCTCGATTGCCGACGTCACGGCCATGCTGCTGCCCCATATGCCCGACGGCCAGCCGCTCGCGATCGGCTTTGTCTATGAACCGTCCGAACAGATCGACGCCGCCGGCCTTCAGCGCACGCTCCATGAAACCGTGCGTCGCTCGGTCGAGGAACAATCGCCGGCCGCGTCCGTCCAGCCGATCTTCGAAGCTGCCAGCTGGCAGGGCGCGCTGGAGGTGAAGCATGGCTGATGTGAAGGACAAGGACGTCGCCGACGCCCAGGCCGCAAAGAAATATTGGTCGGCCGAAGGCTATACCGAAGGCGGCGTCATCCGCGAGGTCGATTATTCCACCCAGTCGGGCGGGCTTGATCCGTCGCTGGCCGGCATCAAGATTGTCGATACCGACACCCATATCACCGAGGCGCCCGACCTGTTCACCTCGCGTGCGCCGGCCCAGTACAAGGCCAAGGTGCCTTATGTGAAGCTGGACAATGACGGCGTCGAGCGCTGGTATGTGGGCGACCGCAATTTCGGATCGATGGGCGGCAACGTCATCCGCGCCGACAATAACAAGCTGCTCGGCCGCCTCGCCTTCCCCAAGCTGGCGCAGGCCCATCCCGGTGGCCATCTGATGAAGGAACGGCTGCAGGCGATGGACGATATGGGCATCTATGCCCAGATCGGCTTTCAGAATTCGGGCGTGACCCAGGCCGGTTCGCTGATGTCGCTGGGCGACCCCGACCTCGCCGTCGCGATCATCCAGATGTATAATGACGCATCGGCCGAATATCAGCAGGTGTCGGGCAACCGCATCTTCAACATGGCCCATCTGCCCTT
The sequence above is drawn from the Sphingobium sp. AP49 genome and encodes:
- a CDS encoding fatty acid--CoA ligase family protein, with protein sequence MADRRPVLTHNRAMETDHPNLPALAAAALQRPADQPAIDYEGAWLGWGQLRAVADAIRATLDASGIAPDAPVAFVARNRPAALAALLGLIAQGRTIRMIYAFQAGATIARDLARMAPGALVAFAEDIGPDIRAVLEQEGIVAVAIDGMTAAALPGHARASAQARLRHGPAAPQIEILTSGTTGPPKSFAVPYALLERHFLSTPLTRQQVDDPQAAPPFLLYFPLGNITGLYSTLPMLLRGQRVELLERFSLDAWHAHVRRWRPSHGGLPPASVQAVLDAGIPAEDLASLRAIGCGAAPLDPGVQRAFEARYGIPILLSYGATEFAGPVASMTAALHAEWGASKIGSVGRAMAGAQLRIVDAENGAPLPPHTEGLLEVISPRIGPDWIRTADIGLIDTDGFLFLRGRADGAIIRGGFKLLPESIERALMLHPAVAEAAVTGMADSRLGQVPAAAIRLHPAIAAPSTVALEDHVRRHLPATHVPVKWIFLNDLPRTSSLKTDRCALQQLFADMSSDMRNETEDIT
- a CDS encoding fatty acid--CoA ligase family protein, translated to MNIALFLEMAADAAPDRIGLVCDGQRWSYARLLAGARGAAALIRQSGCSHVALLDESSEAAAMALFGAAIAGVPYVPLNYRLADADLAALLQRITPALIVGDVARVERLCPSAENKVLARGDFVTAALDAAADAPTEADEGDGVAIQLFTSGTTAAPKAAILRHANLVSYILGTVEFGAAPEEDAALVSVPPYHIAGIAALLSSIYALRRILLLPAFDPAAWLDLAAGERASNAFVVPTMLSRIIETVDKGVQPDLSNLRAVAYGGGKMPLELIQRALDLFPDTGFTNAYGLTETSSTVALLGPDEHRAAHVATDPAARARLASVGRPLPTVEIEIRDEEGRCLPAGEPGEIYVRGDQVSGEYRERSALDADGWFPTRDAGYIDTEGYLFLSGRADDVIVRGGENISPGEIEDVMLALPAIAEAAAVAIPSAEWGEAVGLIVVVRDGHDAPADEELKQVIRARLRSSRVPERVLFAKSLPYNEMGKLLRREIKKLFAA
- a CDS encoding helix-turn-helix domain-containing protein, with protein sequence MALIESHKAKACKPESNKAKIAKRVIEVLEFFDEEHPQATVMDIVRRFDRPQSSTSELLSSLVDLGLLHKDPGSRSYSPTPRAALLGASIQPKLVRDGVLTGLIDRLSAQTGLGIAVFGMVGLNVQIVNWRAGKRVFRTAGSGGLAGGQQERLSDSVAGLLMLSTVAQPRRDGLIRRLNAEAAPERKFNFPEVAARVQRCRDEGYITGFAGFGSIADVTAMLLPHMPDGQPLAIGFVYEPSEQIDAAGLQRTLHETVRRSVEEQSPAASVQPIFEAASWQGALEVKHG
- a CDS encoding CoA transferase; translation: MTQVMKGVRVLEVAQFTYVPAAGAILADWGADVIKIEHPVRGDTQRGFLNMGGVQLDPLRHTLFEHPNRGKRSVGIDLSTEEGQAVLYELAKSADVFLTNYLPQVRQKNKFDIEHIRAVNPNIIYARGSALGNKGPEREVGGFDGTCFWSRSGVAYSMTPEELPGPLTQGIPAFGDSIGGMFIAGGISGALLHREKTGEAVELDVSLLSSAWWASGALIAQVMETDILTRNGMPTSGGSLRNPFMGNFTTSDGGTINLCMVSPTGLIADTFAHVGVPEAADDPRFKDVLSLIDNAGAASDILVKAFAQKPFAYWREHLKTMKGQWAPIQSFKDLLTDEQALANDMIIEVEGADGGAPLRLVRGPVQFDGQPVQTTRSPQASEHTELVLMELGVEWDQIEQWKASGAIA